The Meriones unguiculatus strain TT.TT164.6M chromosome 20, Bangor_MerUng_6.1, whole genome shotgun sequence region AAGATGCTAAGAACTCTTCTGGGCTCAGAGGCCTTCCAAAACCAGGCAGTCCAGGAGCAGGCCTGTGGGCTGTAGTTTTCTGACCTGTGCTCTAAATGGCCAAGTTCAGGAACAAACAAGAGTACACGTCTCCAGAAGAGGAGTCTAAAGAAACAGAGTCTCTGAAACTAGGAGGAAAAGGCTCTGTTCTGGGTCCCCTTTGTGGACCTTCTTCCCACGTGACTGAGAGTGACAAGGACCACTAGCAACCATTAGAAACAAGGGGTGAGGTGAAGCCCAGAGCCATTCCACAGCTCCCTCAGCTTTTGTTTCTTAGGCGTCAGTCTCACTCACCCACGATGGTGCGACCATCGCCCCCGAGTCTCACCCGGAGAGGATTGCCGTGTGAGTCTTGGAGGTATCTCCCTTCTGCATTCAACACCAGCCCACGGTCCAGGTCCACAACCTAAACAACACAGACGGAAAGCTATACTGGGGACCCCCAAAATGCTCACATCTCCAACAACATGAACAGACAGGTGAGCATCCACAGAAAGGAGCAGGAAAAGCTCTCATCCTTATTTGCAAGGCTTGTGAAATTAGATGCAATTTTATCTTGTGTTTCATTGCTTACACTGAATCACAATTGCCTGCCTATATAATGCAGGAACTGTTTTGCTTCTCAAATATGCAAAAGATATTCAAAGTACCTTTTTTACCATTTTGTAATCATATCTAATATCAAAAACAGGAACCAACCTAAGAACCCATCAATTGATAGAAGatcttaaataaataattacCCGTCAGCCTCCAATGGAGGACCATAGCAATCTCATATATATTGATCTAAATTGATGCATACCAGGTAACAGGActgattattttgaaaaaaaaaatgcattttgtaCATAAGATTGAAACTGGCAAAGGCACACATTCTGAAGGAATATCCACCAGGTTGTACCCGAGAGACCACTTCAAAGAAGCTGTTTGGAGTAAAGGatgtttgtttccttctcttgTATTTCTGAGCTACTTTAATCATCAGATGAACCAATGGCTTAAAAACatgaaatgtttttattgttacttatcttaaaattaaattaaaatttgagtattgaattaatttttaatttatagaaATATTAAGTATTATAGAATACATATAGAAAATTTCTATTCTAAGAAATTATAACTCttgaaaatgtattattttcCCTCTGAGGAAGAATCCTCTGTCTTCCCTCATACCCTGGACTAGCAGCCTCCCCATGTGTTAGTGACTTTTCAGATACACAATGGCCTGACACCGCACTCACGGGGCCCCACACTGAGGGACATCTCCAACCCTGTCTCTACATAACCACGAGACAAAAGGAGTCCTGCCTTGACAGCAGAAGTAAGACATTGATTAGAGACCCTACTTTCAAAATCAGCTCTGGTCACCTCTCAGCCATTTTTGGCTAGGAAGTGTAGTTGTCAAGACTTTTTCAATTCAGAACCATTGATAAAGTAattctgttttgatttgcatggaTCTCGTATTTAGATCACATATTatgactttcagaggccttcggtatatattttaaaaccttttcattgtgagtatttttttattctttcaaagaatattttcaaGCCCTGAATATTGTTTTCTATTCACTCCACTCAGCCCACAAAAATCCCCTGGACATTTATTTTAGTTCCCGGCAGGGGTTTAGCATACTCTTTGTCTAAACAAAAAGCGCTATGGCATATTTTCAATTTTAGTCAGACAGCGTTCAGATTCAAAAGACTGTCTGATAAAATGATCTTTTTGACTTAGTTTTTAGTTtggttttactttttcatttacaAAGGATTTAAGACGACTAACAGAAAATACATATACTAACTAATTATATactaagctaaaaataaaaattaaatatagggGGCACATGGGAAAAgccattctgtaggctgcagGTAAGCTGCGGTGGAGCCCCACATTTATCTCATTTTCCTGTCAATCAAATGGAAAACCCTGCTGTGAGGTTTCCCAAGCCTCACTGATCAGCCACTTAAGGAACAAGTTAGTTAATCGGGAGAACCAAAGACTTCTAGGCATTGAAAGCAACTGTATTCAAGCACCTTTACTCAAGTGGCTAAAACTAAAGataagggagagagatagagggagtgagggagagagagagacagagacagagagagggggttTCACTTGTGGAGTGGCCATCATATTTGCTGAACATGAGAGAGCCTCAGTTTACCAGATATAAGCCAgtgcctttttctctttcttaaactGTTAAATTCTTAGCTGGGCAGAATGAGGCACTCATAcaatcccagcaccagagaggccgtgaagcaggagaatctcgtatttgaggccagctggggtaCAGTCAAAATTTATCGataagagaggggaaggaggggagaggagaataTGAGAGGATTTATTGGTGCACAGTATCCCTGATGTTTCTCTTCCCACCAACATAAGGACACCAAGAGTGTGTAAAGAAGTTTACCCTACCCACTTTGTTCCTTGAGGACCATTGATAATTCTTTGTCCATTTGGTTTTCCAATACTACCAGGAGGTATGTTCTCTTCTGCATTTGGTCTTCCATTATAACCTGCACAGCAGGGAAAAGGGGGAACCTGGTAAGGTCAACCTTCCTGGACTATTGACTTCATCAAACCGTGAGCGCAGACACCTCATTTCCAACAAACACAAAACGGAATTCCAACCAATAGCATCTACGTGTTGGATCACAAGCTCACACTGTGACTTCTACATGGCAATCATGTCTATAGAAGGGCAGTCAAAGGACAGCCTGACAGTGCTGGGGGACTGAGAATGAGACTCAAAAGTACCTCAGTGCATGAAGTTTAAGACCTTGGTGGCTCTGGTTTCGTTGTCACTGATTAGAAGAACAGGAATGCATTTGAATATGGGAGGTGCGCTCTGACGTGACTTAAATGCCATCCAACAGGACAGCTGTTTCCAGCTGCCTCCTGTCCCAGGTCACCGGGTAGTCCTGTGGTGTGCTCCCAGCCTGCCGGGCTCTGCAGCACAGCCTGAGAAGTATTTAGTGAGGTTTTTGCTAAGGGGCTCTTCCAGGGGACAGTTGGCCTTTGTTCTCAGCCTCTGGGGCCCAGCCCCACTTCAGGAGGGAGCGCTGGGGCTCCTGACAGCACTGCTGGCCACACTTAGTTCTCCGCTTCAGTCACAGAGCGAGCACCTATTGGGTTCTATCACATGCAGGGTGTTGGTAAGCGCTACATCTATTAATGTGATCATCCCTTAAAACAGTCTTAGTGGGAAAACTATCCCAGCGCGGGGCCATCTGGTCTGGAATACAGACAGAGGCACTATcctaaatcaatcaatcaatcagttcGTCAATACCACCAGATCCTAATACAGTTGTCAAAGATGTTTAAGAAACCCCAGTTAAATGCAAGAAAAGTGCAAGGCTCAACTGAATACAAATCCATCACATATACCTCAGACCCTGCCCTGTGTCTTCACATGGACCTTCATTCAGAGCTGTCTATGTTCCATCCTCTGTTACAGAATTCAGGTTATCCTAACCCTACTCCGTGACAACTGTCTTCATCACGTGCTTTCTGCAGGTTGGTGAATGAAATGTCTAAGCACTTCCTGTACAAGACGTTTGAAACTGAGCCAGGGTGCGTTTGGTTGCGTTTTATATGCGAAAGATAAGGATGAAACAGGCAAAAGGCAAGTCAGTACATGCCGTgtgtatggacacacacacacacacacacacacatttgttatTACTGTTCCTTAAATATCTTCTGCCAAGTGAATAACCAATGTGTACACAGACATATGACATACGGAACAAGCAGAAGATAAGTCAATATTTATTCACACATATAGATGTTATTACTTTTCATTCCTTTAATATGTTCTGGCAAGTGAATAACTGAAGGTGACATCTGGGCTATGACACATCTTCAGAGATGAAGGGCTAGGTTGGAGGGTGATGGGAGGGTGGATTTCATGTTAGGAGCTGCAGCTCAGGCATCTCCCATATATGTGACCTGAAGTCAGCAGCTCTGGTCTTAGGGTCAAACCCATCTGGAAAGCAGAGACCACAGTGCAAGTATCCTCCACACACGACTGAACAAAGAACTGGGAATAACGTCCATGCCCAGTTATAGCGGATGCTTGGTAACACAAAATAAGCTAAAAACGAACGAACGGACGAACAAAATACTTTCAGACATTGTGACAAAGACTAAGCTCTTTTTAGAAAGAAATACAGCAGGCTGGGTGGCTGCAGGTGAGGACCAGTTACCTGATGTAAGCACGGGTCTCGGGGGCTGGCGCGAGACTGGGGTCCGGAATCTGCGCTGCATCCGCTGGCGCAAGGAGAGCATGGGTGTCGTGGACGAGTAGCTGGGAGGGGCCCGGGTGGTGTACCTCGGCCAAGAGTGGGTGCTTGCGGTTGGGCTTGCAGTGGCAGGGTTTCGAGGCTGGTACCGGGTAGAGGGGTGCGAGGCTATTGGAGGACTACCCGGTGGTGGTCGCCTCCCAGGGATGGTGCTCTCTTCCTGCACAAGGCTCCCTCCCTGGGGAGCCAGCCCAGTGGCGGCCTTGTCTTTGTCCAGGTTCCTGTTGGCATACTTGTTGTccctgggggaggaggaagaaggccacttggaaactgaggtaGACAGAGAGTTTTCCTTGTCTTTTAAatttccttcattttcctcctcctcctcctcagtgaAGACTGACTGCTGAGATTCCAGTGGCAGGGGACGCTTGGAAGGTGAGATCTTCTTCCCTGGTGTGGCCTGGAGCCCGGCCCTGCCAGGACCCTGAGCCCGGGGCTGGGCGCTGCCAGGCCGGCTGGGTCTCACAGAGGCTCCTGCGTGGTTGGGCTGAGGTCTGCTGTCGCTGTTCCCTGACTGGGAGCTCGCCTGGCGAGGTTTGAAAACGGATGGGGTAGCATCCTTGGCGCGGGCGGAGTGAGTGGGAGCCCGGGAATCTGGGCCCTCGATTTCAGTGCTGTTGTCCTCATAGCTGCTCTGGGAATCCTCATCCTGACCCTGGGAGGCTAAGGGCAGCGCCTGATGGGAGTTCACTGTGCGAAGGCGCTCACGCCCTTCCTGAGCAACAGACAGCTTGGGCTGGGAAAGCGACCGATCGTCACCGTGGCTCTGAGAACTAGAGAGCTCTGAATGGCGACCAGGTGTCGTTCTTCTGGGAGCGGTGGACCCAGGGGAGGGCTGGGATCTCGATGCTGGAGGCCGAGCAGGGGACGGCTGGCGGCTGGTGGCCCCTGGGGATGTTTGAGGAGCATCCTCGGTGCTCTGTTCAAAGTCCTGTGCCTTGGAGGGCAGAGGGGATTTGCCCCCAGAATGTACATCTGCTCCAGCGGTTTTGGAGTTTTCTAGGACAGGCTCCTTCTGGTACACGCTGGACCCTCTTTGGGAGCCTCTTCTTAGGGTGTCCCAGCCTCCAGACACGGGCTGCCTGGAGAAGGAAGGTGTAGTACGATCGCTGACCACGGTGGCTGGCAGTGGCTCTTCATCCTCGCCATCTCCGTAGACATTAGGGCTAGGCCTACTGTGGGATGCTGGCTGCGCAGGTGCCCTGGTAAGGACTTTTGAAGCTGAGGTAGACGGAGGAGCCCCAGAGGGCTGCAGCCTTAGTCCCCGTAGTCTGGGGAATCTGTTCGGATTTCTGCTGTGGCCAGCAAAGGGCTTATTCCGTATCAAACTGAAGTGACCCAAGGCAGGCCGGGTCTGTTGGGTCTGAGCAGTGGCCTCAGCCCTCTTTCTGGTGTCTTCTGCACCTCTGTCACTATCTCCCACCCCACCAGAAACGTCATCTTCCTCAGAGCCAACTGTCAGGGAAGAGGGGTGAGAAGAGCCGGCAGCCCGGGTAGGTATGTGGGAGCTAGAGGCATGGGTATCCTGGCGGTCCCTCCACCCCTTAGAAAGCGGGGATCtggagtgtgggtgggagggcAGCGGTCGAGAGGACCCTCTGTGCAGTGGGAAATGTCTTGAGGGTTGGGCTGCAGCGCTGGAATTTTCCTCACTGGTGGAAGAATGGGAATGACTCGCTGAGCGGCTTTTGTCCCTGAGCACAGTAGAAGCCGCAAGGCGGCCAGCAGCTGGGGTTAGCTCGGACCGGATTGGATTCTTGGGAGGTGACTGAGAAGATGCTGCTTTGGGGTCAGGGGAGGCTGCTTGCTCATCCTCATCCTGGTCCATAGAATCATTGTCTGTAGGGCTGAGCCGGTGGTACCCAGAAGTAGCTGCCACTGATGAGTCAACCCCTAGACGAGGGTTGGGGGCCAGTGAGGGACCACGCTTGTCCAGCCCTTCTTTTCGGGGCAGTACTGGCAGGCCAGGCCTTGCTGGAATCCTGCCAGGAGCAGGAACCCAATGACCAGATCTACTTGGTACCCTCAGGGGTCGCCTCTGGTCTAGGGTCGCCAACCTTGATGAACGAGGATCTTCAAGGGAATCCAGTTCCTCCTCGCCAGTGACTTCTGTGGACTGGGGATCCAGCTCTCCCGTTTTAGGGTGAAGCTGGGTTTTCCTGGGCACCGCACCACCGTTAGCCAGGATCTTGTTCTTTGAGTCAGGGAGAGCATCCTTGACGTTTTTGGCTGGGGTCGAGCGGTCGGAGGAAGCTGCAGCTTTGGGCGTGGGGGAGGAAGGCTGAGGTTTCTCATGTTTCCAGCTGTCCCTCCCATTTGGCTGGGCACTGGCCTCAGTGGAACTGGCTGGAACAGATTTTAAAgaatggatgtcagaggacattAAAAGGTAACCACCACCCAGTGTCCAGGTGTTCCAAATTGCACATTGTAATCTGTCACTTCTAACTCCTTAGAACATTGAATATAAACATTCCCAACTACGACATTTTTTAAGTTATAGTTTACTTTAAACAGCAGAGTTCTTGAGCATATGTGTGGCTTGAATCAGGAGCTGCCAAAATGTATCATCTGAAGAACGTTTGGAATGAGTGCTTAGCTATAGTCGGTCCTCTGCATCCATGGAGTTGGCAGCTGCAGATTCAGCCAATCTTGCCTGGAAAATGTtcgaggggaaaaaaaaatgtgtctttgcGGCCATGTATATACTCATGTCCCTGTAAATAGCTCAGTGTTCATACACTGTATTGTTTGTTGTGTAGGTGAGCTCAGGGTGATTTAAGGTGTCTGGAGAGATATGTGTGCAGACTGTGCAAACACTtctatttcattaaaaaagaCTTGAGGTTCTGCAGAGCTGGTATTCTTGGGGGGTGTTTGAACCAACCCTAAAATACTGAGGAATGGCTATCTGAGTCACTGGTTTTATAAGTACAAAATCCTGAGTAAGGCATTCTTAAATTAATCGTCAGTATGTCACCAATGTGGTATGGCTGCTCATAGCGCTGAGTGACCCACACTCAAGAGCCAAGAGCCATAGCGGAATAAAGTATGGAACTTCCAAGTGGCCGAGTAAGCTCTCAGCTTGTAGACGCCGAAGCACCAgagtcctgcccctcccccagcgtGCTTCCACCTGCTTCCTCTCTGCTTAAAGTTTCTTTCATAATGGATGCAGTTGTATTCCCCAAATAAGGCTTAAAATAGAGCCCTGAGTCGGCAAAATAATATCTTAGACATATCCTGTGATCCCTTCTGTCTTAAGAACAGAGCTGAGTGAGGGGAGGGAGGTTGTATTGGAAGGGGATTTATATAGCAACGGGGGACCTAGAGAGAACAAACATCTTTTTCCTTGTCTTCCAACATGAAACTGTGGCCCTCACAGCACGCAGTGAAGGAAATAGTGAGGGAGGCAGCTGTGCAGATCCAGAATAAATGCGGAAGCAGCAAAGAAAGCGTGGTCCACAAACAGCCCACCAGCCTCCGGATCTTCAAGCACTTGTTACTTTTAATGTTGCTCAGACCAACCCAACAATCGAAAGTCTTCTGAGTAACATTGTATTACAAAATAACAGGACAAAGTGAACATGTCTCAACGTTTGCAGCAAAGGACTAAGGATTAAAGTGTCAAATTAAATTTACCAAAGtgttctttccctcccaataGAAGTCCCAACTTAAACACTAATACTAAAGGAATCATATAATCAACATATTGATAATACTGTAAATAATTATTACTATCAGTGATAGCATCTTAGTCTTTGGGCAGATTGATTTCAAAGGGGTCTATACAATATTTTGGAGATAATAGTGCAACCTCAGCCCTGAAAAACCATCAACCCAGTGTTTCTAAACCCAGAAGCATGAATCAAAGTAACACAAAACACATGAGCAGGAatgaagaggggaaggagagaggaggagcgTGAACGCACAATGCTTACTTGTTGGTATAGCGACAATGAAGGCTTTGGAGTGTGGCCCCGGGCCTCTCCTGTTTGTGGCCCGGATTTTGAACAGATAGCGTTCCCCAGGCTGCAGACCATCCACCAGGGCAGAAGTAGTGTGTCCAGAGAAGGTGAGGGACTTTGCTCCGAATGGTTTGAGAGCCGGGGCGTATGAAAGAATGTATTCTGAAATGATTTGGCAGATGGTTGGaaggcagaaaatgaaaacagacctCTATCCAGCAGACAGACCGTGTGGGCAGGATGAATTAGAACACACATTGCTGAAGCTAATACCCTGGCAATGCACACCTGGTCAAGAGCTGCGGCAGAAGAATGGGGTGCAAGAGAGCTCACCCTCACGAGAGCCCCTGGAGCTTACTAGCAGGCAAATTACTACTTTGAGCAAATGAAGCACATGGGATGGGGACCGTTATTCTTATAAACTGACCAAGTACATTTACACcagtttttgtatttatttaaaaacttccaaatatatctgggcacagggtcttttctgagactgacattcaactaaggaccatgtatggatataacctagaacctccactcagatgtaccctgtggtagctcagtaagcaattggtttcccaaagtgaggggaacaaggactgtttctaacaggaactcaatgactggctctttggtctccccacccccgaagggaggagcagtcctgttaggccacagaggagggctttgcagccagtcctgaagatacctgataaaacaggatcagatgaatggggaggaggtacccccctatcagtggacttggaaaggggcacggtggagatgagggagggagggagggactgggagggaatgagggatcgggacacggctgggatacagagttaataaaatgtaactgacaaaaaaataataataataaaataaataaataaaagaaatatttaactcAAACAAGTGCATGCAAAGATAATCAGAATCATTATTCAgtagggaaatacaaataaaaaccatgcaacatcaaaaaaaaagaacttcctaTGATGGCTGTCACACACCCCAGTGTAAGAAGCCAAGAAGCCCCAAAAGTTCCAACTCCCGGCAACTGGTTCTGAGCAAACTGCTCATATCATGTTTCATTTACCAAGCGGAGTGACTTTTAGTGcattaattcagaaaaaaaagtcatgtttTGCATATAACTTCACTCTTGTGAGAACTGTAAATGTTCTCCTTCACTCTATGTTGATTCAAATATTTcgcattttttaaaactgtgaagGAAAGCCACTGACAGAGTTGTGTGGTTCCTAATGCTTCCATCTTTCCTGGCTTGTCTGTAAGCACATACTGCCCGTAATGGGCAGCCCAGCCTAAGAATCTGTTTCTTTCATTACATGgaatcttttatatttctttacatTCTGAACTTATTCTTTACTTTggcttttgaaattaaaatataagtacatcattttcttcattccttctccttcctcctaccCCTCCCAAGTAGCTCTGAAATCATATACTGAGCAGGTTGTATCTATAgatttagaaatatataaatgCATCAACATTTAAGGACAAAGGCATATTTCACAGTAGTTTTAATATTCAACAAAGAACTGTCCTTGCCAATTCTCTAAATGAATTTAAGATTCAAAAATCTTACCAAGTAAATACAAGAATGGTCtcagaaaaataatttgaatcacacacaaaaacaaatcaaGTGATTACATGAGTATGTGGTCTCGTCCCCTTTCACTAAGGTCTAAGCTTTAAAAAGTACACTAAATAATGAATCTTTCAACCAGAAATGCCTTTGCATCATCTGTCTGGGAAAAACACAGCattcttttctcaaagaaccagttatTATTAGTAGGAACTaaaaatgagaagagagagagagcttctcCTTATGATTTCTTAATGGATTAGGCACATCCGGGAAAACATTTAACCACATCAAAATGGCTGCTCTCTTACTATGCTTTATGTGTCTCTGACATAGATAATGCCCCATTAATTAATCATGAATTTTAATCTCACAATTACACCTGTATGGAAACTAAGCAGGGTGAAGATACAAAAATCTTCCATCTATAAGAATTCAGTAGCTATCATTACTTCTGGCAGTAGTTAGCTAGTGACATGTGGCTTCCTTCAGCATTAATTGTGATATAAAGTAAGACATAGGGCAGAAAAAGAATGAGGAAGTAGCATGAAAATAAATTCACTAGATGGACTGTAACTGCTGTTTTCAAAACTGAAAAACCTATCTAGCCAAAGAGGCATCTTCATTCCACTTTCAGAGGCCTTTCCAGTATCACAGTCCTTAATACCCAGGGAATTAGTGCTTATGTTGTAAAACTCATAAGGGGGCagctaaatatatatttgtttacatAACTATTTGAGTAAATATATATTTGCTTCTGACTTATTCCTGTAGGGGACGGGACAAGCTAGAATAAAAATCCATTCTTtctgaaaagtgaaaagaaaacattatgtATAGAAAACATCATGGCAATCATCGCCCTGAAGCTCCATCGTCCTATAAAAAGACACTCTACATGGGAGCCAAGGCAACTTAAGGTTGAATGCAAAAGAAATGAACCACGCAACAGTTTCCATTGGGAAAGTCTCAGAGGAGAAGGCTGATAGTGAGTTTCCTGTCTCTCTAAGCCTGAACAAACTGTTCATAGCTTTTGGGTATACCAGACTTAAATTTGCCTCCCCCAAACCTAAAGACCATAAAAAGATTCCTTTCCATCTTCCCTGCTTTGAGGGTACACTGGCTGGCAAAGCCAGGTAAAAATCCAACACGAGTCTTTAAAACGTCCAGATTCGTGAAACTTTTAGAAGTCCATTAACACCGAAGTTGAAAGATTCCTGTCTTTATTTAGCAGTCCCAAAAAGGCTAGTTTCAAACGTCAGCACCTGCACAGATCTCACTCTTTTCTCCAGAAATCTGCCCCTCCCCCTatttttttcatcctttcctCGACCTCTATAAATCAATACAGGCTGAAATTTAGGGAACAAATCCACTTTCTGGAAATTATGACTTAAGGTCTTCAGCCCCATTAAAAGTATTTACGGTCTCATTAAAGGTCTTTATAGTCCCGGTGGACCCCCCTCTGATTTCTCTCTTCAGGATCTCACAGGCTCACTGGAAAGGGTACAGAGGTTATGATAGCACACAGTGCAGTTAACAGCATCTCCAGGGCGGCTCTCCTGAAGATCCCACCTACAGCAAGACGACAAGAATAACCGGCAGGTGACTGCCCAGCTCTCAGATAAGGTCCACGTGCATGAAGCCTTCACGTCCCCTGGGTTAGCACCTCGCTGTACATGTCACTTGCCTAGTATTTTTGTCAGCCTCACTGAGGTAGCATTTCTCAGAAAGGCCACTCAGAGGGCAAGGAGGAGATACCTACCTTTAACCTTCCCCTCAGTCTCTGGCAGTGCATCCCAGGATACGGTTACAGTGGTGGGCTTGCCGCTGACTGGCCACACATTCAGGTTCTCAGGCGCTGTGGTGGGAGCTACAAGATGACAGGGAATCAAACATTTCACAAGGCTCTCGTGGACCTCCTGAGTGGAGATAGAGACAGGCCCCTCACACACCATTTACTTGAAGAGAGAGTGTGATCATATTGATGACACATGAAGAGATACTTTTCACGAAGTGGCTTATGTCATTTTCACCAACTCCTGTAGTGAGTTTAGACACATCTAGAAATAGTCTTTTTGgaattccaatttttttttcttccagctaAATATTGCAGTATTAGAAGTTAAAAACCTGCACCATCCTTTTGTATGACTTTTATTGTTGTCGTTTTTAACAGAGTCTCATTATGttgccctggctagcctggaactcaatacataggccaggctagcctcagattcacatagatccatctgcttctttgTCCCAAGTTCTGAGATAAAAGTCATGCTTTGCTGTATCCAGCCTAGTTCAACTTGTAAGGATGTAGTTTTAGCTGTTATTGAATATTATCCTTGGATACAGATAACAGTTTCCCCAAACTCAAACATGACCCCAGCCTCAGGAAGATTATAGA contains the following coding sequences:
- the Fndc1 gene encoding fibronectin type III domain-containing protein 1 isoform X2 — encoded protein: MAPEARASPSPLLPWAALLLWAALLPVASLAGPPVDHPLKPRHVKLLSAKTGLKVMWDPPKDATSRPVEHYNIAYGKSLKSLKYIKVNAETYSLLIEDVEPGVVYFVLVTAENHSGVSRPVYRAESPPGGEWIKIDGFAIKGPGPFNETTTEKEVPNKPLRMRVRASDDRLSVAWKAPRLSGAKSPRRSRGFLLGYGESGRKMNYVPLTRDERSHEIKKLEADELDVPEDISVRVMSPQSVLVTWVDPLVEKQKRVVASRQYTVRYREKGESARWDYKQVSNRRALVDSLIPDTVYEFAVRISQGERDGKWSASIFQRTPESAPTTAPENLNVWPVSGKPTTVTVSWDALPETEGKVKEYILSYAPALKPFGAKSLTFSGHTTSALVDGLQPGERYLFKIRATNRRGPGPHSKAFIVAIPTTSSTEASAQPNGRDSWKHEKPQPSSPTPKAAASSDRSTPAKNVKDALPDSKNKILANGGAVPRKTQLHPKTGELDPQSTEVTGEEELDSLEDPRSSRLATLDQRRPLRVPSRSGHWVPAPGRIPARPGLPVLPRKEGLDKRGPSLAPNPRLGVDSSVAATSGYHRLSPTDNDSMDQDEDEQAASPDPKAASSQSPPKNPIRSELTPAAGRLAASTVLRDKSRSASHSHSSTSEENSSAAAQPSRHFPLHRGSSRPLPSHPHSRSPLSKGWRDRQDTHASSSHIPTRAAGSSHPSSLTVGSEEDDVSGGVGDSDRGAEDTRKRAEATAQTQQTRPALGHFSLIRNKPFAGHSRNPNRFPRLRGLRLQPSGAPPSTSASKVLTRAPAQPASHSRPSPNVYGDGEDEEPLPATVVSDRTTPSFSRQPVSGGWDTLRRGSQRGSSVYQKEPVLENSKTAGADVHSGGKSPLPSKAQDFEQSTEDAPQTSPGATSRQPSPARPPASRSQPSPGSTAPRRTTPGRHSELSSSQSHGDDRSLSQPKLSVAQEGRERLRTVNSHQALPLASQGQDEDSQSSYEDNSTEIEGPDSRAPTHSARAKDATPSVFKPRQASSQSGNSDSRPQPNHAGASVRPSRPGSAQPRAQGPGRAGLQATPGKKISPSKRPLPLESQQSVFTEEEEEENEGNLKDKENSLSTSVSKWPSSSSPRDNKYANRNLDKDKAATGLAPQGGSLVQEESTIPGRRPPPGSPPIASHPSTRYQPRNPATASPTASTHSWPRYTTRAPPSYSSTTPMLSLRQRMQRRFRTPVSRQPPRPVLTSGYNGRPNAEENIPPGSIGKPNGQRIINGPQGTKWVVDLDRGLVLNAEGRYLQDSHGNPLRVRLGGDGRTIVDLGGTPMVSPDGLPLFGQGRHGKPLASAQDKPILSLGGKPLVGLEVIKTTTRPPTTTMPPTTTTTTVPTTTTLQPTTTTTRRTTTRRTTTTRRPTTTVRATRRTTTTTTTPEPTTPSPTCPPGTLEKQDEAGNLIMASNGIPECYPEEDDFSGLETDTALPMEEDYVVYDDDYGLVTTMPPASTMPSTTAATPNIIPEQGTVSSFPEEEFDLAGKRRFVAPYVTYLSKDPSAPCSLTDALDHFQVESLDELIPNDLTKNDLPPQHAPRNITVVAMEGCHSFVIVDWNKAVPGDVVTGYLVYSASYEDFIRNKWSTQTSSVTHLPIENLKPNTRYYFKVQAKNPHGYGPVSPSVSFVTESDNPLLVVRAPGGEPIWIPFAFKHDPGYTDCHGRQYVKRTWYKKFVGVVLCNSLRYKIYLSDNLKDTFYSIGDSWGRGEDHCQFVDSHLDGRTGPQSYIEALPTIQGYYRQYRQEPVSFGHIGFGTPYYYVGWYECGVSIPGKW